One stretch of Priestia megaterium DNA includes these proteins:
- a CDS encoding enoyl-CoA hydratase/isomerase family protein, with protein sequence MSDLVVEKQGTILSLTLNRPDRLNAFSEEMIEKLTAEIKQAQSDGSIKVVILNGAGRSFSAGGDVKTMGQASGADVYEHIGRLNECILAMQNLEKPIISAVHGFAAGAAFNLALASDFIIASEESRFVLSFSQVGLISDGGGLYFLTKVVGPHRAKELLFLGEPMDADTAYKAGFLNRVVPLNQLKDEVRSFASRLSQGPTKAYGKMKKIVNDSFHLTLEQVLEQERLTQVLMVETRDHQEGISAFKEKRKPLFQGK encoded by the coding sequence ATGAGTGATTTAGTAGTAGAAAAGCAGGGGACTATTTTATCTTTAACGTTAAATCGGCCGGATCGTTTAAATGCATTCAGTGAGGAAATGATTGAAAAGTTAACAGCTGAAATAAAACAGGCACAAAGTGACGGTTCTATTAAAGTAGTTATATTAAATGGAGCAGGGCGTTCGTTTTCTGCCGGAGGCGATGTAAAAACAATGGGCCAAGCATCCGGAGCTGATGTTTATGAACATATCGGCCGTTTAAATGAATGTATTTTAGCGATGCAAAATCTAGAGAAGCCAATTATTTCAGCAGTTCATGGGTTTGCAGCAGGAGCGGCTTTTAATTTAGCTCTCGCTTCTGACTTTATCATTGCGTCAGAAGAAAGTCGGTTCGTATTAAGCTTTTCTCAAGTTGGATTGATTTCAGACGGAGGAGGCCTTTACTTTCTTACAAAGGTCGTTGGCCCCCACAGAGCTAAGGAACTGTTATTTTTAGGAGAGCCTATGGATGCCGACACGGCTTACAAAGCTGGTTTTTTAAACCGTGTAGTGCCGTTAAATCAGCTGAAAGATGAGGTCAGATCCTTTGCAAGTCGCTTATCACAAGGACCAACGAAAGCGTATGGGAAAATGAAAAAGATTGTCAATGATTCCTTTCATTTAACATTAGAACAAGTCCTTGAACAAGAGAGGCTAACGCAAGTTCTTATGGTAGAAACGAGGGATCATCAAGAAGGAATCTCCGCGTTTAAAGAAAAAAGAAAGCCACTATTTCAAGGGAAATAA
- a CDS encoding 3-oxoacid CoA-transferase subunit B, which produces MNVKQYIAARAAKELCHGDVVNLGIGIPTLVANYISPDVHVFLHSENGILGVGPTPKEAYVDPELVNAGKLPVTVLEGSSFFNSADSFAMIRGGHVNVSILGVLQVDEAGRIANWAVPGKSVLGVGGAMDLLEGSKKVIVTTLHTNSQGESKLVGKLTYPLTSERRVDMIITELAVFSVTDLGLELLETAPGVSLEEVKQKTQASFHVSKLFSKDNEVTA; this is translated from the coding sequence ATGAACGTCAAACAATATATTGCTGCGCGTGCTGCAAAAGAGCTTTGTCACGGAGATGTAGTGAACCTAGGAATAGGCATTCCTACTCTGGTTGCTAATTATATTTCACCCGATGTTCACGTGTTTTTACATTCAGAAAACGGGATTCTCGGCGTTGGGCCTACTCCTAAAGAAGCTTATGTAGATCCAGAACTTGTGAATGCTGGAAAGCTGCCCGTCACGGTTTTGGAAGGTTCCTCATTTTTTAACAGTGCCGATTCCTTTGCCATGATACGCGGAGGCCATGTGAATGTATCCATTCTTGGAGTGCTTCAAGTAGATGAAGCAGGCCGAATTGCAAACTGGGCTGTTCCTGGGAAAAGCGTTCTTGGCGTAGGAGGAGCAATGGATTTATTAGAAGGTTCAAAAAAAGTGATTGTGACGACTCTTCATACGAATAGTCAAGGAGAGTCAAAGCTAGTTGGGAAGTTAACCTATCCGCTCACTTCAGAGCGACGAGTCGATATGATTATTACGGAATTAGCTGTCTTTTCGGTAACGGACCTTGGTCTTGAACTTCTTGAAACAGCTCCCGGTGTTTCTTTAGAGGAAGTAAAACAAAAAACACAGGCTTCTTTTCACGTTTCTAAATTGTTTAGTAAAGACAATGAGGTGACGGCATAA
- a CDS encoding SDR family NAD(P)-dependent oxidoreductase translates to MRFEGQIAVITGAGSGIGEATAQRMAKEGARVILVGRTKEKLVQAASAIDTRCERKCTDIFSADVTKEEDVKELAEFIKEKYGQIHLLINNAGGSVNSTIKETTLEQWKHVQDVNLTSVFLVTKHLIPFLTEEIGENRSIVNIASLSGHKAGAQIPHYSAAKAALINFTKAMAFELAPYGVRVNSVSPGFVETPLTQPGLENERFTKAIEKNTALKRVGKPDEIANVIAFAASKEASYMTGSDLLVDGGWLIV, encoded by the coding sequence ATGCGTTTTGAAGGGCAAATAGCTGTTATTACAGGAGCTGGAAGCGGCATTGGAGAAGCGACCGCTCAGAGAATGGCAAAAGAAGGAGCTCGCGTCATTCTTGTCGGGCGAACGAAAGAAAAACTAGTACAGGCTGCATCGGCTATTGACACACGGTGCGAACGAAAATGCACAGATATTTTTTCAGCTGATGTAACGAAAGAAGAAGACGTCAAAGAGCTGGCTGAGTTTATAAAAGAAAAGTACGGACAAATTCATTTATTAATTAATAACGCAGGCGGATCAGTTAATTCAACAATTAAAGAAACAACTCTTGAACAGTGGAAACACGTGCAGGACGTCAATTTAACAAGCGTATTTCTTGTAACAAAACATTTGATTCCTTTTTTAACTGAAGAAATAGGAGAAAATCGATCTATTGTTAACATCGCTTCTCTTTCAGGACATAAAGCAGGTGCACAAATTCCTCACTACAGCGCTGCTAAAGCTGCTTTAATTAACTTTACAAAAGCAATGGCATTTGAATTAGCACCTTATGGAGTGAGAGTAAACTCTGTGTCTCCTGGATTCGTAGAAACACCTTTAACACAGCCTGGACTTGAAAATGAGCGCTTCACTAAGGCAATCGAAAAAAATACGGCTTTAAAACGTGTTGGTAAACCAGATGAAATTGCAAACGTCATTGCTTTTGCAGCGTCTAAAGAGGCATCGTATATGACGGGAAGTGATTTATTAGTAGACGGCGGGTGGCTTATCGTTTAA
- a CDS encoding 2-phosphosulfolactate phosphatase produces MKGKVHVILKKEELLAKKLEGKAVVIFDVLLATSTIAAALQQGAIEVIPVKNEEEARKKAKTYKPDEIALVGEYRGKTIEGFFDPNPSTLKEHVQNKAVILSTTNGTVAIHNAEKAKHVYAASLLNGEAVASAVCQRGQAETVLLVCSGSSDRFCLEDLYGAGYFISCLLQLKTFHLTDAAKAALLLYEAYEHSPVEILKRSAVGEMLTQYGFLDEIGFVSRKNVYSVIPKVVKKKLVNGEETICLK; encoded by the coding sequence ATGAAAGGAAAAGTTCACGTAATACTCAAAAAAGAAGAGCTTCTTGCCAAAAAGCTAGAAGGAAAAGCGGTTGTTATATTTGACGTCTTATTAGCTACATCAACAATTGCGGCTGCTTTACAGCAAGGAGCAATAGAAGTTATTCCGGTAAAAAATGAAGAAGAGGCGCGTAAAAAAGCAAAAACGTATAAGCCTGATGAAATTGCGCTTGTAGGCGAATATAGAGGGAAAACGATTGAAGGCTTTTTTGATCCAAACCCCAGCACGTTAAAGGAGCATGTTCAAAATAAAGCAGTTATTTTGTCTACCACTAATGGAACGGTAGCCATCCATAACGCCGAGAAAGCAAAACATGTATATGCAGCTTCACTGTTAAATGGAGAAGCGGTTGCGAGTGCTGTTTGTCAGCGAGGTCAAGCTGAAACTGTTTTATTGGTTTGTTCAGGTTCATCCGATCGCTTCTGTCTAGAAGATTTATATGGAGCAGGGTACTTTATAAGCTGTCTGCTGCAACTAAAAACATTTCATTTAACGGATGCTGCAAAAGCTGCACTGCTCTTGTATGAGGCTTATGAGCATTCACCTGTTGAAATATTGAAGCGCTCAGCCGTAGGGGAAATGCTCACTCAGTATGGCTTTCTAGACGAAATTGGCTTTGTAAGCCGGAAAAACGTCTATTCCGTAATTCCTAAGGTAGTGAAAAAAAAGCTAGTAAACGGGGAGGAAACGATATGTCTGAAATGA
- the pdxS gene encoding pyridoxal 5'-phosphate synthase lyase subunit PdxS, protein MMRNGTDRVKRGMAEMQKGGVIMDVINAEQAKVAEAAGAVAVMALERVPADIRAAGGVSRMADPTIVEEVMNAVSIPVMAKARIGHIVEARVLEAMGVDYIDESEVLTPADEEYHLNKSTFTVPFVCGCRDLGEAARRIGEGASMLRTKGEPGTGNIVEAVRHMRQVNAQVRKVVGMDENELMTEAKLLGAPYELLLQIKREGRLPVVNFAAGGVATPADAALMMQLGADGVFVGSGIFKSDNPEKFARAIVEATTHYQDYELIANLSKGLGSAMKGIEISSLLPENRMQERGW, encoded by the coding sequence ATGATGAGAAATGGAACGGACCGCGTGAAGCGGGGAATGGCAGAAATGCAAAAAGGCGGCGTTATCATGGACGTGATCAATGCAGAACAGGCAAAAGTTGCAGAAGCAGCAGGCGCTGTTGCCGTTATGGCATTAGAGCGTGTTCCAGCTGATATTCGTGCAGCAGGCGGCGTGTCTCGTATGGCAGACCCAACAATTGTTGAAGAAGTGATGAACGCTGTATCCATTCCAGTTATGGCGAAAGCCCGTATCGGCCATATCGTTGAAGCACGTGTGCTAGAAGCAATGGGTGTAGACTACATTGACGAAAGTGAAGTACTCACTCCAGCTGATGAGGAATATCACCTTAACAAAAGTACATTTACGGTTCCATTTGTATGCGGATGCCGTGATTTAGGAGAAGCAGCAAGACGAATTGGTGAAGGTGCTTCGATGCTTCGTACAAAAGGCGAACCAGGGACAGGAAACATCGTCGAAGCAGTGCGTCATATGCGTCAAGTAAACGCTCAAGTACGTAAAGTTGTGGGTATGGACGAAAATGAGTTAATGACAGAAGCAAAACTATTAGGTGCGCCTTATGAGTTATTACTGCAAATTAAGCGTGAAGGCCGTTTACCGGTTGTAAACTTTGCAGCAGGCGGCGTAGCAACACCAGCAGACGCAGCGTTAATGATGCAGCTTGGAGCAGACGGTGTGTTCGTTGGATCAGGAATCTTCAAATCAGACAACCCTGAAAAATTTGCGCGAGCAATCGTGGAAGCAACAACGCATTATCAAGACTATGAACTTATTGCAAACTTGTCAAAAGGATTAGGAAGTGCAATGAAAGGAATTGAAATTTCATCATTATTACCAGAAAATCGTATGCAAGAACGCGGCTGGTAA
- a CDS encoding acyl-CoA dehydrogenase family protein, producing the protein MSEMKTEAKGGSFLLKKTSMHHVYTPEDLTDEHRMIAQTAKQFIEKEVDPYHNDIEQQDFNKVVELMHRAGELGLLAHSIPETYGGLGLDKVSKGLVGEIIGRTSGYGVAHSNHTCIATLPITYFGTKKQKEKYLPKLASGEYIGAYCLTEPEAGSDALAAQTKAVLNPEKTHYVLNGTKQYITNAAFSDTFITYAKVDGEHFTAFIVEKGFEGLSLGPEEKKMGIKGSSTRPVIYGDCLVPVENVLGQVGKGHLIALNVLNLGRFNLGSACMGAAKYAFELALAYTKERKQFKTAIAEFNASKEKIAKMAARIFASESIQYRTAGLLEEALGGLYESENHKLVAKQLAEFAMECSVCKVYGSETLDLIADESLQLHGGAGFIQEYKIEQVYRDSRINRIFEGTNEINRLLLPTQLLKKAGKGEIELSKQVEHAVSELMSGQWETPSNELLAREKQAVITTRHLFLALLGIAFQTFNANLAQEQETLMKLAEIAVGLFAIESSVLRAEKAVTRNGEEKEKLKSKLTATVVSETLFEIEKQARQLINGMLTGEKHRQYRTILGKWMNDLQNEGEFTRNRDIAREFIDSGRYVV; encoded by the coding sequence ATGTCTGAAATGAAAACCGAAGCAAAAGGCGGATCATTTTTACTAAAAAAAACATCTATGCATCACGTTTATACACCCGAAGACTTAACGGATGAGCATCGTATGATTGCTCAGACAGCAAAGCAGTTTATTGAAAAAGAAGTAGACCCTTACCATAATGACATTGAGCAGCAGGATTTTAATAAAGTAGTAGAATTGATGCATAGAGCAGGCGAGCTTGGACTTCTTGCTCACAGTATTCCAGAAACATATGGAGGACTAGGTCTTGATAAAGTAAGCAAAGGACTCGTCGGTGAAATCATTGGCCGGACAAGCGGATATGGAGTCGCTCATTCTAATCATACATGCATTGCGACCCTTCCTATTACGTATTTTGGCACCAAGAAGCAAAAAGAAAAATACTTGCCTAAATTGGCAAGCGGCGAATATATTGGCGCCTACTGTTTGACAGAGCCAGAAGCAGGTTCTGATGCTCTTGCAGCCCAAACAAAAGCCGTATTAAATCCTGAAAAAACGCATTATGTATTAAATGGAACGAAGCAGTACATTACCAATGCTGCCTTTTCAGATACGTTCATCACGTATGCAAAAGTAGACGGTGAACATTTTACCGCTTTTATTGTAGAAAAAGGTTTTGAAGGACTCTCTCTTGGGCCAGAAGAAAAGAAAATGGGAATTAAAGGGTCGTCTACTCGTCCGGTTATTTATGGAGATTGCTTAGTACCCGTAGAAAACGTACTTGGACAAGTAGGAAAAGGTCACTTGATTGCGTTGAACGTCTTAAACCTTGGACGTTTTAACTTAGGTTCTGCATGTATGGGCGCAGCGAAATATGCGTTTGAACTTGCTTTAGCTTATACAAAAGAACGCAAGCAGTTTAAAACAGCTATTGCGGAATTTAATGCTTCAAAAGAAAAAATAGCAAAAATGGCGGCTCGTATTTTTGCATCTGAATCTATTCAGTACCGTACAGCTGGTTTACTAGAAGAGGCGCTTGGTGGCTTATATGAAAGTGAAAATCATAAGTTAGTAGCTAAACAGCTGGCTGAATTTGCAATGGAATGTTCAGTTTGTAAAGTGTATGGATCGGAAACTCTTGATTTAATTGCCGATGAATCGCTGCAGCTTCATGGCGGCGCAGGGTTTATCCAAGAATATAAAATAGAACAAGTATATCGTGACTCACGCATCAATCGTATTTTTGAAGGTACAAATGAAATCAACCGCCTTTTGCTTCCAACTCAGCTTCTAAAAAAAGCAGGCAAAGGAGAAATAGAGCTGAGCAAACAAGTAGAACATGCTGTTAGTGAATTGATGAGCGGTCAGTGGGAAACACCTTCAAATGAACTTCTAGCAAGAGAAAAGCAGGCGGTTATTACGACAAGACATTTATTTCTTGCTTTGTTAGGAATAGCATTCCAAACGTTTAACGCCAATCTAGCACAAGAACAAGAAACGCTGATGAAGCTCGCAGAAATTGCTGTTGGACTATTTGCCATAGAGTCGTCTGTGCTGCGGGCGGAAAAAGCCGTAACCAGAAATGGAGAAGAAAAAGAAAAGTTAAAAAGTAAGCTGACAGCAACGGTTGTTAGTGAAACGCTCTTTGAAATTGAAAAGCAGGCTCGACAATTAATAAACGGGATGTTAACGGGTGAAAAACACCGACAGTACCGCACAATTCTTGGAAAATGGATGAATGATTTGCAAAATGAAGGAGAGTTCACGCGCAATCGAGACATCGCCCGTGAATTTATTGACAGCGGGCGATATGTTGTATAA
- a CDS encoding DUF3870 domain-containing protein, with protein MQILNTVIVTGYAKAPQGTSMYEMYKHAGIVLEVDLTEHKIVNAEFTFITELTQNFFRKLLIGYCLADGIEPLIERIQNYYFAPSQQAIIVALQAAIQRYWDNVNQKIT; from the coding sequence ATGCAAATACTGAATACAGTCATTGTGACAGGATATGCAAAAGCTCCACAGGGAACTTCCATGTATGAAATGTATAAGCATGCGGGAATTGTACTAGAAGTGGATCTGACAGAGCATAAAATTGTAAATGCTGAGTTTACGTTTATTACGGAGCTGACGCAAAATTTTTTCCGGAAGCTGCTTATTGGTTACTGCCTTGCAGATGGAATTGAACCTCTTATTGAACGTATTCAAAATTATTATTTTGCTCCATCTCAACAGGCGATTATCGTAGCGCTCCAGGCTGCAATCCAACGTTACTGGGATAATGTGAATCAAAAAATTACATAG
- a CDS encoding ferredoxin: MGKYTIVDKETCIACGACGAAAPDIYDYDDEGIAFVILDDNQGTVEVPQELEDDLIDAFEGCPTESIRIADEKFDGDSNKFQ; the protein is encoded by the coding sequence ATGGGGAAATATACGATAGTCGATAAAGAAACGTGTATTGCGTGCGGTGCATGCGGAGCTGCGGCACCTGATATTTATGATTATGATGATGAAGGAATTGCGTTCGTTATACTTGATGATAATCAAGGCACGGTTGAAGTACCCCAAGAGCTGGAAGACGATTTAATAGATGCGTTTGAAGGCTGTCCAACAGAGTCCATCCGTATAGCGGATGAAAAGTTTGATGGAGACTCGAATAAATTTCAATAA
- a CDS encoding quinone oxidoreductase family protein, which produces MKAIQFTQYGGPDVLQVIDIARPIPKKKDVLIKVAAIGVNYADAARREGAYVVETPLPFIPGSEVAGEVVEVGEDVKGIKVGTKVVTLLGSNRATGYAEYTLADSRGLIPLPEDVDLTQAVALPLQGLTAYHILKTMGRLEKGETVIVHAAAGGVGTLAVQLAKMFGAGKVIATASSKEKLELAKNLGADEAINYTETGWEKQILEVTEGKGADIILEMVGGHIFYESLQCLAPFGRLVFYGMASGKPVKFNPARLMEKNQSVLGFFLPQMMAKPTLYQQSLHELLNYVNAGQLKLMLGGTFSLDEAADVHRLLQGRKTTGKLVLVP; this is translated from the coding sequence ATGAAAGCCATTCAATTTACGCAGTACGGAGGACCTGATGTTCTTCAAGTTATCGATATTGCACGCCCTATACCGAAAAAGAAAGATGTGCTCATTAAAGTTGCGGCAATTGGCGTTAATTATGCCGATGCTGCGCGGCGTGAAGGAGCATACGTAGTCGAAACACCGCTGCCTTTTATTCCAGGCTCTGAAGTTGCGGGAGAAGTGGTCGAAGTAGGTGAAGACGTAAAAGGGATAAAAGTAGGTACAAAAGTCGTGACGCTGCTAGGATCTAATCGAGCAACAGGATACGCTGAGTACACGCTGGCAGATTCAAGAGGCCTTATTCCTTTACCAGAGGATGTGGATTTAACACAAGCAGTTGCTTTGCCTCTTCAAGGGCTAACAGCTTATCATATTTTAAAAACAATGGGTCGCCTTGAAAAAGGAGAAACCGTCATCGTTCATGCGGCAGCAGGCGGTGTTGGAACTTTAGCTGTTCAACTTGCTAAAATGTTTGGAGCTGGAAAAGTCATTGCTACAGCGAGCTCCAAAGAAAAGCTTGAGCTTGCAAAAAATCTTGGAGCTGACGAAGCGATTAACTATACAGAAACAGGCTGGGAAAAACAAATTTTAGAAGTAACAGAAGGAAAAGGAGCCGATATTATTTTAGAAATGGTAGGAGGGCATATATTCTATGAATCTCTTCAATGTCTTGCACCGTTTGGGCGCCTCGTTTTTTACGGAATGGCTAGCGGAAAACCTGTAAAATTTAACCCTGCCCGCCTAATGGAAAAAAACCAATCGGTTCTTGGCTTTTTCTTGCCTCAAATGATGGCAAAACCAACGCTTTATCAGCAAAGCCTGCATGAGCTATTAAACTACGTAAATGCTGGTCAGTTAAAATTAATGCTGGGCGGCACATTTTCACTTGATGAAGCGGCAGATGTACATCGTCTGCTTCAAGGAAGAAAAACGACTGGAAAATTAGTGTTAGTTCCTTAA
- a CDS encoding acyl-CoA thioesterase: MYETQVKVRFCETDALGHINNTSYFIYLEEARIAFFEEMGASMHTKKWEYILASTKCDFVAQGYFNQVLMIKTFVSRVGNKSFTIGHEITDSKTGSLIAKGEAVIVYFDFDAQKSVSIPADIKQFLMNYKVAV; encoded by the coding sequence ATGTATGAAACACAGGTCAAAGTGCGCTTTTGCGAAACAGACGCACTGGGTCACATTAACAATACGAGCTATTTCATTTATTTAGAAGAGGCCCGGATTGCTTTCTTTGAAGAAATGGGAGCATCTATGCATACAAAAAAGTGGGAGTATATTTTAGCGTCTACTAAATGTGATTTTGTTGCGCAGGGTTATTTTAATCAAGTGCTAATGATTAAAACCTTTGTATCTAGAGTCGGCAATAAAAGCTTTACAATTGGCCATGAAATTACCGACAGCAAGACGGGATCATTGATTGCTAAAGGAGAAGCTGTCATCGTGTACTTTGATTTTGATGCACAAAAAAGCGTTTCTATTCCAGCGGACATTAAGCAGTTTTTGATGAATTATAAAGTAGCTGTTTAA
- a CDS encoding enoyl-CoA hydratase: MMKKFVRIEKEEKTAIVTIDNPPLNVMSQAVVQQLEETYEELSKDPDVITIILTGAGDRAFMAGADIKEFPQLMGQSGIKEEFMKTHRVLQKLENIEKPTIVVLNGLTFGGGCELSLTADIRIAEEHAQIGLPEVKLGLFPGGGGTQRLPRVIGVSKAKEWMFAGSPVSAEEALHAGFANHVTPKGKGLEKAKELAKKFNRHSLPSLSRIKTAVNEGMNRTLSEGLELEAELFEEVFQTEDIKEGVSAFIEKRPAVFSHK; encoded by the coding sequence ATGATGAAAAAATTTGTGCGTATTGAAAAAGAAGAGAAAACGGCAATTGTAACCATTGATAATCCGCCTTTAAATGTAATGAGCCAGGCTGTTGTGCAGCAGCTTGAAGAAACGTATGAAGAGCTTAGTAAAGATCCTGATGTAATTACAATCATTTTAACAGGAGCAGGCGACCGGGCGTTTATGGCTGGAGCTGATATTAAAGAGTTTCCTCAGTTAATGGGGCAAAGCGGCATTAAAGAAGAGTTTATGAAAACCCATCGTGTTTTGCAAAAACTTGAAAACATTGAAAAACCAACAATTGTGGTGTTAAACGGTTTAACGTTTGGAGGAGGATGCGAACTTTCGCTCACTGCTGATATACGTATTGCCGAAGAACATGCTCAAATCGGTCTTCCAGAAGTGAAGCTCGGATTGTTTCCTGGAGGCGGCGGAACTCAGCGCCTTCCACGCGTAATCGGCGTTTCTAAAGCTAAAGAGTGGATGTTTGCCGGCAGTCCTGTTTCTGCAGAAGAAGCGCTTCATGCAGGCTTTGCCAATCATGTAACGCCTAAAGGAAAAGGGCTCGAAAAAGCAAAAGAGCTGGCTAAGAAATTTAACCGTCACTCTCTTCCGTCACTTTCTCGAATTAAGACAGCGGTAAACGAAGGAATGAATCGTACATTATCTGAAGGCCTTGAACTTGAGGCAGAGCTGTTTGAAGAAGTCTTTCAAACAGAAGATATTAAAGAAGGAGTATCAGCATTTATTGAAAAGCGTCCCGCTGTTTTTTCACATAAGTAA
- a CDS encoding phosphotransferase family protein codes for MSQIIPVRKGEELNTEKLHQFLRVSIPDLPKEPLLIKQFGSGASNLTYALSVGEWEAVLRRPPFGPVAPKAHDMQREYKILSVLSKSFPLAPRPYVFCEDETVVGKPFFLMERKHGVLIDTAFPKEVKGTSELCRRISEQMVDVLAQLHDVPYKGTLLEKISKPEGFLERQVHGWIHRYEKSKTSDIPEVEALKKWLITHIPTSQHSTIIHYDYKLNNTLFSPDGNKIVGLFDWEMTTVGDPLADLGVALSYWMEDSDPELLKRGLGNPPVTVQKRFYSRRDFVEAYAKKSGRDVSHIDFYLKFAYFKLAVICQQIYYRYKKGQTNDKRFLQFGDYVKTLIIHALHTERGHI; via the coding sequence ATGTCACAAATCATTCCTGTACGAAAAGGAGAGGAATTAAACACGGAAAAACTGCATCAGTTTCTCCGTGTTTCTATTCCTGATTTACCTAAAGAGCCTCTTTTAATCAAGCAATTTGGATCAGGTGCGTCCAATTTAACCTACGCTCTTTCAGTCGGAGAGTGGGAGGCGGTGTTGAGACGCCCTCCCTTTGGGCCAGTTGCGCCAAAAGCGCATGACATGCAAAGAGAATACAAGATTTTATCTGTTTTATCGAAGTCTTTCCCTCTCGCTCCTAGGCCGTATGTGTTTTGTGAAGATGAGACGGTGGTCGGGAAACCCTTTTTTTTAATGGAGAGAAAGCACGGTGTTCTCATCGACACAGCGTTTCCAAAGGAAGTGAAAGGAACTAGCGAACTTTGCCGTCGTATTTCAGAACAAATGGTGGATGTCCTTGCTCAACTTCATGATGTTCCTTATAAAGGCACGCTTCTTGAAAAAATCAGCAAGCCCGAAGGATTTTTAGAACGTCAGGTACACGGCTGGATTCATCGTTATGAAAAATCAAAAACAAGTGACATACCGGAAGTAGAAGCCCTAAAAAAATGGTTGATCACACACATCCCCACTTCACAGCACTCGACCATTATTCACTATGATTATAAGCTTAACAATACGTTATTTTCACCGGATGGAAATAAAATTGTAGGATTATTTGACTGGGAAATGACAACCGTTGGAGACCCGCTTGCTGATTTGGGAGTGGCGCTGAGCTATTGGATGGAAGACAGCGACCCTGAACTTTTAAAAAGAGGACTCGGAAATCCACCTGTTACTGTGCAAAAACGCTTTTATTCCCGTCGAGATTTTGTAGAAGCATACGCTAAAAAAAGCGGACGGGATGTTTCACACATTGACTTTTACCTGAAATTTGCGTACTTCAAACTTGCTGTCATTTGTCAGCAAATTTATTACCGTTATAAAAAAGGCCAAACAAATGATAAACGGTTTTTACAATTTGGAGATTATGTAAAAACACTAATTATTCATGCTCTGCACACAGAACGAGGACATATATGA
- a CDS encoding CoA transferase subunit A yields the protein MNKIITREEAIEKITDGARIMVGGFGLVGSPLSLIEAIAKSNLKDLEIISNNLGEPGKGLGVLVQKKQVKKAIGSYFTSNPEVVHACQQQELQVELIPQGTMSEAIRAGGAGIGGFYTPVSVGTQLAEGKEERVLKGKKYVLQESLHADVALIKAKKADRLGNLIYSKSARNFNPMMATAADIVIAEVEEVVEVGQISPEEIVTPHLYVTYIVVKGEK from the coding sequence ATGAACAAAATCATCACGCGCGAAGAAGCAATAGAAAAAATAACAGATGGCGCACGCATTATGGTAGGTGGATTTGGTCTTGTTGGAAGCCCGCTTAGTCTGATTGAAGCGATTGCCAAATCAAACCTTAAAGATTTAGAGATTATTAGTAATAACCTCGGTGAACCTGGAAAAGGATTAGGTGTATTGGTTCAAAAAAAACAAGTAAAAAAAGCCATAGGGTCTTATTTTACTTCCAACCCTGAAGTTGTACACGCTTGTCAACAACAAGAACTTCAAGTGGAGCTCATCCCACAAGGAACAATGTCCGAGGCTATTAGAGCAGGAGGAGCAGGCATCGGAGGATTTTATACGCCTGTGAGCGTAGGGACCCAGCTGGCGGAAGGAAAAGAAGAACGAGTATTAAAAGGAAAGAAATATGTTTTGCAAGAATCGTTGCACGCAGATGTAGCTCTTATAAAAGCTAAAAAAGCAGATCGACTCGGAAATCTTATTTACAGCAAATCAGCAAGAAACTTTAATCCAATGATGGCAACAGCCGCTGATATCGTGATTGCCGAAGTAGAAGAAGTTGTTGAAGTTGGACAGATTTCTCCTGAAGAAATTGTAACTCCTCATTTATACGTTACTTATATCGTAGTGAAAGGAGAAAAATAA